The Pontibacter sp. SGAir0037 DNA segment AAGGAAGTGGCAGAACTGACACAGCAACTGGTTCAGAAAACACAGATTGGGCTCGACCATGAATGGGGCTTCGACCATGGTTCCTGGAGTGTGATCAGGCATATATACCCACAGGCAGATGTGCCCTTGCTACAACTGAGTATCGACTATAGCAAACCGGCTGTCTGGCACTATGAGCTGGCAAAGGAACTCTCGGAGCTGCGCAAAAAAGGAGTGCTTATAATAGGGAGCGGTAATATTGTGCATAACCTTCGTACCATCAATTGGCAACAAAAGGAGGGCGGGTACGATTGGGCAGAGGAAGTGAATGAAAGTGTGAAAAATTTGATTCTGCAGGATAACCACCGGCCGCTACAGCAGTTCGAAAAGTTAGGCTCGGCTGCTGCACTGGCCATTCCTACTCCTGAGCATTATCTGCCTCTGCTTTACACATTAGGTGTTAAAGAGGAAGGAGAGCAGGTTTCGTTCCTGAATGACAAATTGCTCATGGGCTCACTTTCCATGACCTCTGTAAAAGTTGGCTAAAGGTTAAGAGTACACAAGTATGAGGTTCTCAAGCTCTTGTTATCCTGAAAAGAGAATGAAGGGAAAGTAAACCGGCAACATTTTTTTGTGCGTACAAGAATGTTGCACTACCTTACGTATAGTGGAGAGATCAGAAAGTGATATACTTCTGCTGAGGAAGAGGCACCGCTACAGGTAAAGTCCAGGTGTGCTGCATCTTAACACTTTTATCTCTGTTTTAAAAGAGGAAACTAAATTGACTATAACTACCGAACTGGATATACTAATAGTTGGCGGAGGTCCCATCGGCCTGGCCTGTGGCATCGAAGCACAAAAGGCTGGTTTACGCTACGTAATCATTGAAAAGGGCTGCCTGGTGAATTCACTTTTCAATTACCCGCTAAACATGACTTTCTTTTCTACAGCCGATCGGCTTGAAATCGGAGGGCATCCTTTTCCTTCGATTCATGCCAAACCAAACCGTTCGGAAGCGCTGGAGTATTACCGAAGAGTAGCCGATGCCAGGGAACTTCACATCAGGCTATTTGAAGAAGTTACCGCAATTAGCGGAAAGGGGGAAGAAGTGTACACCATCCGGACCAGCAAAGCAGAGTACAGGGCGCGGCACCTCGTTATAGCCACGGGATTTTATGACCTCCCTAACCTGCTGAACATTAAAGGAGAAGAACTGCCTAAAGTAAAGCATTATTATTTCGACCCACACTTTTACTATAAACAAAAAGTGGTTGTAATCGGGGCAAACAATTCTTCTGCCGATGTGGCCCTTGAAACCTGGCGTAAAGGAGCTGAAGTAACTATGGTTATCCGTGAAGCCGAATTGGGGCGCATTAAATACTGGACAAAGCCAGACCTGGAGAACCGTATTGCCGAAGGCTCGATTAAAGCCTACTTTCATTCTAACCTCACCGAAATAAGGGAGCAGGAAGTAGATATACAAACGCCCGAAGGCATAATAACCATAGCCAATGATTATGTAATGGCTATGACGGGGTATAAGCCTGACTTTTCATTATTAAAGCAGGCAGGGGTTACACTTTCGGATGATCAGAAGCTGTACCCGACTTATAACCCTGATACTATGGAAACGAACTTGCCACGTGTATACCTGGCAGGTGTGGTGTGTGGAGGCATGGATACGCATGTGTGGTTTATAGAAAATTCCAGAGAACATGCGGTTAAAATTATGCAGCACATTACAGCTGTTGCGCAGTAGCAGCCTTACTCCCAAGCAATTGTTCAGGCAAATACTATAACCTTTCCCTCTTCCCAGGCAATACATTATCCTGTGCCTTACTCTGCTGGGTACAGGCGTGTCATACTATTATCTTCTAGCTTCTCTAGTTCATAAAAAACAGAACTAACTGAAGTTTTCAAAACCCAAAGCTGATTTTTGAGTAACTCTAAGCTATAGTTCTAACTGCCAAGGCAACGAACACAGAGCGGGAAACTCAAATAATAGCGTCAAGCTATTTTTAAACAATTAGGTCAGAAATCAGTTTGGGCGATAGAAACAGATTTATGCACATGAAAAGTAAGGTAGCAGAAATTGCTGCACAAATGCACAGGTATGCTTTTAGCAGGTCCCGATTTATTATTCTTATCTGTAGTGCTTTGCTTAGTGTTGGGCTGCAGATAGGAGCTACAGCACAGGCCAGGGCGCAAATAAGCGATACACTCCGGCTTACCCTAGAAGAAACAGTGGAAAGCGCCATTTCAGGGAACCCCGATGTACTGCTGGCACAGCTGAGTGTAAAGCGTGCCAACAGCCAGCTCAGAGCCGTAAATGGCGGTTTCCTGCCGCAGGTTGGCATTGATGGCCAGTATACCCGGAACCTGAAGAGGCCTGTTTTCTTCCTGCCTGCCGGTAGTAATTTTCCGGGAGCTGGCGGCGGCGGCTCAGAGGGAGTAACCGTTATTGAAGCCGGATCAGATAACTCGTACCAGTTAGCGGCGCAGGCCAATGTGCCGATCTATAGCCGGGAGCTGATCCTGAACTCAAGAGCTGCTAAAACGGCAGTAAACGTAAATGAACGAGGGCTGGACATCAGCAGGAATGATATTCGCAT contains these protein-coding regions:
- the ygiD gene encoding 4,5-DOPA dioxygenase extradiol gives rise to the protein MPAYFLGHGSPMNALEENEFTRTWQHIGQDLPKPRAILCISAHWETKGTFVTAMEAPRTIHDFYGFPRALFEVQYPAAGNKEVAELTQQLVQKTQIGLDHEWGFDHGSWSVIRHIYPQADVPLLQLSIDYSKPAVWHYELAKELSELRKKGVLIIGSGNIVHNLRTINWQQKEGGYDWAEEVNESVKNLILQDNHRPLQQFEKLGSAAALAIPTPEHYLPLLYTLGVKEEGEQVSFLNDKLLMGSLSMTSVKVG
- a CDS encoding YpdA family putative bacillithiol disulfide reductase, giving the protein MTTELDILIVGGGPIGLACGIEAQKAGLRYVIIEKGCLVNSLFNYPLNMTFFSTADRLEIGGHPFPSIHAKPNRSEALEYYRRVADARELHIRLFEEVTAISGKGEEVYTIRTSKAEYRARHLVIATGFYDLPNLLNIKGEELPKVKHYYFDPHFYYKQKVVVIGANNSSADVALETWRKGAEVTMVIREAELGRIKYWTKPDLENRIAEGSIKAYFHSNLTEIREQEVDIQTPEGIITIANDYVMAMTGYKPDFSLLKQAGVTLSDDQKLYPTYNPDTMETNLPRVYLAGVVCGGMDTHVWFIENSREHAVKIMQHITAVAQ